The following coding sequences are from one Hymenobacter sp. DG25A window:
- a CDS encoding HlyD family secretion protein, translating into MPFAENPLDETNPAVARFRSFARVQTPTMGRTLARWVGALGVLVLLAGFLPWTQNIRSYGQLTTLRPQDRPQTVPSTIAGRIARWHVREGQLVKKGDTLVEITEIKEKYFDPQLLQRTREQLQAKISALEENRGKTVALGSQQQALRSGLRISLDKARNKVNQTRLKLNSDQAELRAANNDLEIARQQLTRQEALYKQGLKSLTELEQRRLKFQESTAKQQSAENKVGASQQELLNAQLELSSLQAEYQDKLAKSESDRRSAVAYQFDSEGQIAKLRNELANLSIRAGYYYIQAPQDGYVVRALKEGLGEMVKEGEPIVTVMPQTPALAAELYVKPMDIPLLTVGRKVRLQFDGWPALVFSGWPGSSFGTFGGRVAVIDNIGSQGQYRILVTPDPDLEPWPQPLRVGSGVYGWALLDDVPIWYELWRQLNGFPPNFVGSPVAEAKAGKSAKAADSGGEEEGK; encoded by the coding sequence ATGCCTTTCGCTGAAAATCCCCTGGATGAAACCAACCCGGCGGTAGCGCGCTTCCGCTCGTTTGCCCGGGTGCAAACGCCCACCATGGGGCGCACGCTGGCCCGCTGGGTAGGGGCGCTGGGGGTATTGGTGCTGCTGGCCGGGTTTCTGCCCTGGACGCAGAACATCCGCTCCTACGGCCAATTGACCACTCTGCGCCCCCAGGACCGCCCGCAAACCGTGCCCAGTACCATTGCCGGGCGTATTGCCCGCTGGCACGTGCGGGAAGGCCAGCTGGTAAAAAAGGGCGATACGCTGGTTGAAATCACTGAAATCAAGGAGAAATATTTCGACCCCCAGCTGCTACAGCGCACCCGGGAGCAGCTGCAGGCTAAAATTTCGGCCCTGGAAGAAAACCGGGGTAAAACGGTGGCCCTGGGCTCTCAGCAGCAGGCCCTGCGCAGCGGTTTGCGCATCAGCCTGGACAAAGCCCGCAACAAAGTAAACCAGACGCGCCTCAAGCTGAACTCTGACCAGGCCGAGCTGCGCGCCGCCAACAACGACCTGGAAATTGCGCGCCAGCAGCTCACGCGCCAGGAGGCCCTTTACAAACAGGGATTAAAAAGCCTGACGGAGCTGGAACAGCGCCGCCTTAAGTTCCAGGAAAGCACCGCCAAGCAGCAGTCCGCCGAGAACAAAGTGGGGGCCAGCCAGCAGGAGCTGCTCAATGCCCAGCTGGAGCTGTCCTCGCTGCAGGCCGAATACCAAGATAAGCTGGCCAAGTCAGAATCGGACCGGCGCTCGGCCGTGGCGTATCAGTTTGATAGTGAAGGCCAGATTGCCAAGCTGCGCAATGAGCTGGCTAACCTCAGCATCAGAGCCGGCTACTACTATATTCAGGCCCCGCAGGATGGCTACGTGGTGCGGGCCCTGAAAGAGGGCCTGGGCGAGATGGTAAAGGAAGGCGAGCCGATTGTGACGGTGATGCCCCAAACCCCGGCCCTAGCCGCCGAGCTGTACGTGAAGCCCATGGACATTCCCCTGCTCACCGTTGGGCGCAAGGTGCGGCTGCAGTTTGATGGCTGGCCCGCGCTTGTGTTCAGCGGCTGGCCGGGCTCCAGCTTTGGTACGTTTGGGGGCCGCGTGGCCGTCATTGATAATATTGGCTCCCAGGGGCAGTACCGCATTCTGGTTACCCCCGATCCGGACCTGGAGCCTTGGCCACAACCCCTGCGGGTAGGCTCCGGCGTGTACGGCTGGGCCCTGCTGGATGATGTGCCAATCTGGTATGAGCTGTGGCGGCAGCTGAACGGCTTTCCGCCCAATTTTGTGGGCAGCCCGGTGGCAGAGGCCAAGGCTGGCAAGTCCGCCAAAGCCGCCGATAGCGGGGGAGAGGAGGAAGGCAAATGA
- a CDS encoding peptidase domain-containing ABC transporter, which yields MADQTEARLTPGQRMFRLLAAERRDITYLYIYAALAGLISLTLPLGVQSVIGFVSSGDVSTSLVVLISFIVVGTFLVGALQVMQLYLVEFIQQRLFARVSFDFAVRLPRVRTEALNGQYLPELMNRLLDTPTLQKGLATLLVEFSAAALQILFGLILLAFYHPIFIAFGVLLVLVLGLLLRLTSPKGLSTSLQESKYKYKVVAWLEDIARTAQTFRYPPREELAYNRTDELVGSYLTARQQHFKVLLTQYFGFVAFKTLITAALLIIGCWLLINKQLNIGQFVAAEIVIILIISAVEKVLIKLDVVYDALTSIDKIGQVLDLPVIPPRAGSEMPLPTGRCGLQLELRDLGYQYPGSKKVTLQEVTLSLSAGEHLGLTGHDGSGKSTLLRMLAGQLIDFSGVVACDGLAMQDLSAATIGLHIGDNISHQNLFEGTVLENITLGQAGISPEDVAWSLELVGLREQVYSRLGGLQAPLGIGSPLADSFRQKLLLARALVRRPRLLLLDSFLPGVEPMERLRILTRVLAPEHCWTVVLATNELRELALCPRLAFMRAGRVLADGPFAEMSKRPELQSLLA from the coding sequence ATGGCAGACCAAACCGAAGCGAGACTAACGCCCGGCCAACGGATGTTCCGGTTGCTGGCCGCCGAACGCCGGGATATCACCTACCTGTACATCTATGCCGCGCTGGCCGGCCTCATCAGCCTCACGCTGCCGCTGGGGGTACAGTCCGTTATCGGGTTTGTGAGCAGTGGTGATGTAAGTACTTCCCTGGTGGTGCTCATCAGCTTTATTGTGGTGGGTACGTTTCTGGTGGGGGCGCTCCAGGTTATGCAGCTGTACCTGGTGGAGTTTATCCAGCAGCGTCTGTTTGCCCGCGTCAGCTTTGACTTTGCCGTGCGGCTGCCCCGGGTGCGCACCGAGGCGCTGAACGGCCAGTACCTGCCCGAGCTCATGAACCGCCTGCTCGACACACCCACCCTGCAAAAAGGCCTGGCTACCCTGTTGGTGGAGTTTTCGGCCGCCGCCCTGCAAATTCTATTCGGGCTTATTCTGCTGGCATTCTATCACCCCATTTTCATTGCTTTCGGGGTGCTGCTGGTACTGGTACTGGGGCTGCTGCTGCGCCTCACCAGCCCCAAAGGACTAAGCACCAGCTTGCAGGAATCGAAATACAAGTATAAAGTAGTGGCCTGGCTGGAAGACATTGCCCGTACGGCGCAAACCTTTCGGTACCCGCCGCGGGAGGAGCTGGCTTACAACCGCACCGATGAGCTGGTGGGTAGTTACCTCACGGCCCGCCAGCAGCATTTCAAGGTGCTGCTCACGCAATACTTCGGTTTTGTCGCCTTTAAAACGCTCATCACGGCGGCTTTGCTAATTATAGGTTGCTGGCTGCTGATAAACAAGCAGTTGAACATTGGGCAGTTTGTGGCCGCCGAAATTGTGATAATCCTCATCATATCGGCGGTGGAGAAGGTGTTAATCAAGCTGGATGTGGTGTATGATGCCCTGACCTCCATTGATAAAATTGGCCAAGTGCTGGACCTGCCGGTAATACCCCCGCGGGCCGGTTCGGAAATGCCCCTGCCCACGGGGCGCTGCGGGCTGCAGCTGGAACTACGGGATCTGGGCTACCAATACCCGGGAAGTAAAAAAGTGACCCTGCAGGAGGTAACCCTGAGCCTGAGTGCCGGCGAGCATCTAGGCCTGACGGGCCACGATGGCAGCGGAAAAAGCACCTTGCTGCGGATGCTGGCCGGGCAGCTCATTGATTTTTCAGGCGTGGTGGCGTGTGATGGGCTGGCTATGCAGGACCTATCGGCTGCTACCATTGGCCTGCACATTGGGGATAATATCTCGCACCAGAACCTGTTTGAGGGCACTGTGCTGGAGAATATAACCCTGGGTCAGGCCGGTATCTCCCCTGAGGATGTAGCCTGGAGCCTGGAGCTGGTGGGCCTGCGCGAGCAGGTGTACAGCCGGCTGGGCGGGCTGCAGGCGCCGCTGGGCATTGGTAGCCCCCTGGCCGATAGCTTCCGCCAGAAGCTGCTGCTAGCACGGGCCCTGGTGCGCCGACCCCGCCTGTTGCTGCTCGATAGTTTCCTGCCCGGCGTAGAGCCTATGGAGCGGCTGCGCATTCTCACGCGGGTGCTGGCCCCGGAACATTGCTGGACCGTGGTGCTGGCCACCAACGAGCTGCGCGAGCTGGCCCTGTGCCCGCGCCTGGCTTTCATGCGCGCCGGCCGCGTGTTGGCTGACGGGCCCTTTGCGGAGATGTCGAAACGGCCGGAACTACAATCGTTGCTGGCATAA
- a CDS encoding TetR/AcrR family transcriptional regulator → MSTALRIDLNKNLYLRDPQDTDLGRRLVAESVLLIDEIGFEQFTFKKLAARMESTEASLYRYFENKHRLLVYLMSWYWAWLRFQIRFHTHNVASAPERMRLILGILTRAHHDDPATTQLDEAALYRLVINEASKAYLTHGVDEDNKVGLFREYKQLVADITLVVKDINPDYAFPHALVSTLLEAARKQLFFARHLPSLTDADPQQAAEKEIYAFLESLVFGVLS, encoded by the coding sequence ATGAGCACCGCACTGCGCATTGACCTGAACAAGAACCTGTACCTGCGCGACCCGCAGGATACCGACCTGGGCCGCCGCCTGGTGGCGGAGAGCGTGCTGTTGATTGATGAAATTGGCTTTGAGCAGTTTACCTTCAAAAAGCTGGCGGCGCGCATGGAGTCCACGGAAGCTTCTCTGTACCGCTACTTTGAGAACAAGCACCGGCTGCTGGTGTATCTGATGTCGTGGTACTGGGCCTGGCTGCGCTTCCAGATTCGGTTTCATACCCACAACGTGGCCAGTGCGCCGGAGCGCATGCGGCTTATCCTGGGCATTCTCACCCGGGCCCACCACGATGACCCCGCCACCACTCAGCTGGATGAAGCCGCACTTTACCGCCTGGTGATAAACGAGGCCTCCAAAGCCTACCTCACGCACGGCGTAGACGAAGACAACAAGGTGGGGCTGTTCCGCGAATACAAACAGTTGGTGGCTGATATCACCCTGGTAGTAAAAGATATAAATCCGGATTATGCTTTTCCACACGCTTTGGTAAGTACCCTGCTGGAGGCCGCCCGCAAGCAGCTGTTCTTTGCCCGGCACCTACCTTCTCTCACGGATGCCGACCCGCAGCAGGCCGCAGAAAAGGAGATTTATGCATTTCTGGAATCCCTGGTTTTTGGCGTGCTGAGTTGA
- a CDS encoding bifunctional 3,4-dihydroxy-2-butanone-4-phosphate synthase/GTP cyclohydrolase II has protein sequence MLDSIEDAIADIRAGKVVIVVDDEDRENEGDFICAARCATPEIVNFMATHGRGLVCAPLLEDRCEQLGLELMVGRNTALHATPFTVSIDLLKNGVTTGISASDRSKTILALIDPDTKPEELGKPGHIFPLKARKEGVLRRAGHTEAAIDLARLAGFEPAGVLVEILKEDGEMARLPELREVAKKWDLKLISVQDLIKYRLEKESLITREISVQLPTEWGDFDLYAYTQRSNGAQHLALVKGDLTPGEPVLVRVHSSCVTGDIFGSCRCDCGPQLHHAMQQIEKAGKGVLVYMNQEGRGIGLLNKLKAYKLQEQGRDTVEANIELGFGMDERDYGVGAQILRDLGISKMHLLTNNPRKRTGLIGYGLEIVDTVAIEIEPNVHNQSYLTTKRDKLGHTILSKLRPA, from the coding sequence ATGCTTGATTCGATTGAAGATGCCATTGCCGACATCCGCGCCGGTAAAGTGGTGATTGTAGTAGACGACGAGGACCGCGAAAACGAAGGCGACTTTATCTGTGCCGCCCGCTGCGCCACTCCCGAAATTGTGAACTTCATGGCCACCCACGGCCGCGGCCTGGTGTGCGCCCCGCTGCTGGAAGACCGTTGTGAGCAGCTGGGTCTGGAGTTGATGGTAGGCCGCAACACGGCCCTGCACGCCACGCCCTTCACGGTTTCCATTGACCTGCTGAAGAACGGCGTTACCACCGGTATTTCTGCCTCCGACCGCAGCAAAACCATCCTCGCCCTCATCGACCCAGATACCAAGCCCGAGGAGCTGGGTAAACCCGGCCATATTTTCCCTCTCAAAGCCCGCAAAGAAGGCGTGCTGCGCCGCGCCGGCCACACTGAGGCGGCCATAGACCTGGCCCGTCTGGCCGGGTTTGAGCCCGCCGGCGTGCTGGTAGAGATTCTGAAGGAAGACGGCGAAATGGCCCGCCTGCCCGAGCTGCGGGAAGTAGCGAAAAAGTGGGACCTGAAGCTGATTTCGGTGCAGGACCTCATCAAGTACCGCCTGGAGAAAGAAAGCCTCATCACCCGCGAAATATCGGTGCAACTGCCCACCGAATGGGGCGATTTTGACCTGTATGCCTACACCCAGCGCTCTAACGGGGCCCAGCACCTGGCCTTGGTGAAAGGCGACCTGACCCCCGGCGAGCCGGTGCTGGTGCGCGTGCACTCCAGCTGCGTTACCGGCGACATCTTCGGCTCCTGCCGTTGCGACTGCGGCCCCCAGCTGCACCATGCCATGCAGCAGATTGAAAAGGCCGGCAAAGGCGTATTGGTGTATATGAACCAGGAGGGCCGCGGCATTGGCCTGCTCAACAAGCTGAAGGCCTACAAGTTGCAGGAGCAGGGCCGCGACACCGTGGAAGCCAACATTGAGCTGGGCTTTGGGATGGATGAGCGCGACTACGGCGTGGGCGCGCAAATCCTGCGCGACCTGGGCATCAGCAAAATGCACCTGCTCACCAACAACCCTCGCAAGCGCACCGGCCTCATCGGCTACGGCCTAGAAATAGTAGATACTGTGGCTATTGAAATTGAGCCCAATGTGCATAACCAAAGCTACCTCACCACCAAGCGCGATAAGCTGGGCCATACCATTCTCAGCAAGCTGCGTCCGGCTTAG
- the proC gene encoding pyrroline-5-carboxylate reductase: protein MRIAIVGCGNMGLAFAKSFLHYNLVEPQDLLLIGRHAAHCHLLRQAHPALSTGLLDAQVSTCDVVLIAIKPQDFGAMAGELAAILRPEQVVLSIMAGIPIARLQRELGHAQVLRAMPNTPALLGMGITGFSAAPEVERLRLHQIENLLNATGRSIFLEDESLLDAVTALSGSGPAYFYFLVKGMIEAGRQMGFSESVAALLVKQTMLGSYHLLNNSEKNLDELIANVASKGGTTEAALRRFAQGNLTETLIAGIQAARQRATELAAE from the coding sequence CTGCGGATTGCTATTGTGGGGTGCGGCAACATGGGGCTGGCCTTTGCCAAATCCTTTCTGCACTACAACCTGGTGGAGCCGCAGGACCTGCTCCTCATTGGCCGCCACGCCGCTCACTGCCACCTGTTGCGTCAGGCCCATCCGGCCTTATCCACCGGCCTGCTGGATGCCCAGGTCAGCACCTGCGACGTAGTTCTGATTGCCATAAAGCCTCAGGATTTTGGTGCCATGGCCGGGGAGCTGGCGGCCATATTGCGGCCGGAACAGGTGGTACTTTCCATTATGGCCGGCATTCCCATTGCCCGCCTGCAGCGGGAGCTGGGCCACGCCCAGGTGCTGCGCGCCATGCCCAATACTCCCGCTTTGCTGGGTATGGGCATCACGGGCTTCTCGGCAGCGCCGGAAGTAGAGCGCCTGCGCCTGCATCAGATAGAAAATCTGCTGAATGCCACCGGGCGGTCAATTTTTCTGGAAGATGAAAGCCTGCTGGATGCCGTGACGGCCCTGAGCGGCAGCGGCCCGGCTTACTTTTATTTTCTGGTGAAGGGCATGATAGAAGCCGGCCGGCAGATGGGTTTTTCCGAGTCGGTGGCGGCCCTGCTGGTAAAGCAGACCATGCTGGGCTCCTACCATTTGCTCAATAACTCGGAGAAAAACCTGGATGAGCTGATTGCCAACGTGGCTTCCAAAGGCGGCACTACCGAGGCCGCCCTGCGCCGCTTTGCCCAGGGAAACCTCACCGAAACCCTGATTGCCGGCATCCAGGCGGCCCGGCAGCGGGCCACGGAGCTGGCCGCCGAATAG
- a CDS encoding glycosyltransferase, whose protein sequence is MISTVAAVVFWLSLLLVAHTYVLFPWLLARQARGRRQNAQVFAADAADLPAVDILLAVHNEEQVIEEKIHSTFATTYPLDRLTFYIGSDNSTDRTPALVARLQQEYPQIRFRPFSQRTGKPGVMEALSQEATAPVLVLTDANVFFAPDTLYQLVRHFYNPAIGLVGGNILNPEHREEGISGQEKAYLERENLIKYQEGVVWGAMIGAFGGCFAVRRAAYQPAPAHFLVDDFYISLAVLRAGYQAINELQAVCYEDVSDRLPEEFRRKARISAGNFQNLRVFRGLLWPLWSGRAYAFWSHKVLRWFTPLLLLLMLVANGVLVAQGAGWFYQLTLLGQLGLPLLMVLDWVLRKAGQHNRLLRFITHFYSMNAALLVGFWRFMRGIKTTVWQPTQRFQQATR, encoded by the coding sequence ATGATCAGCACCGTGGCCGCTGTGGTTTTCTGGCTGAGTCTGCTGCTGGTAGCGCATACCTACGTGCTGTTTCCCTGGCTGCTGGCGCGGCAGGCCCGGGGGCGCCGGCAAAATGCGCAGGTATTTGCGGCTGATGCTGCTGACCTGCCCGCCGTAGACATCCTGCTGGCCGTGCACAACGAGGAGCAGGTCATTGAGGAGAAAATCCACTCCACCTTTGCCACCACCTACCCGCTGGACCGGCTCACCTTTTACATCGGCTCCGATAACTCTACTGACCGGACCCCGGCCTTGGTGGCGCGCCTGCAGCAGGAATACCCGCAAATCCGGTTCCGGCCTTTTTCGCAGCGCACCGGCAAACCCGGCGTTATGGAGGCGCTTTCCCAAGAAGCCACCGCCCCGGTGCTGGTTCTTACCGATGCCAACGTGTTTTTTGCCCCCGATACGCTCTACCAGCTGGTCAGGCATTTCTATAACCCGGCTATTGGCCTGGTGGGCGGCAATATCCTGAACCCTGAGCACCGAGAAGAAGGTATTTCGGGTCAGGAAAAAGCGTACCTGGAGCGCGAAAACCTTATTAAGTACCAGGAAGGCGTGGTGTGGGGCGCTATGATAGGTGCCTTTGGGGGCTGCTTTGCCGTGCGCCGCGCTGCCTACCAACCTGCCCCGGCCCACTTCCTCGTCGACGACTTCTACATATCCCTTGCGGTGCTGCGTGCGGGCTACCAGGCCATTAATGAACTGCAGGCTGTGTGCTACGAAGATGTATCAGACCGGCTGCCGGAAGAATTCCGGCGCAAGGCGCGCATCTCGGCCGGCAATTTTCAGAACCTGCGGGTGTTCCGGGGGCTGCTCTGGCCGCTGTGGTCGGGGCGGGCGTATGCCTTCTGGTCGCACAAGGTGCTGCGCTGGTTCACGCCCTTGCTGCTGCTTCTGATGCTGGTGGCCAACGGGGTGCTGGTAGCGCAGGGCGCCGGCTGGTTTTATCAGCTAACGCTGCTGGGCCAGCTTGGCCTGCCGCTGCTGATGGTGCTGGACTGGGTGCTGCGCAAAGCCGGGCAGCACAACCGGCTACTGCGCTTTATTACGCATTTTTACAGCATGAATGCGGCCTTGCTGGTTGGGTTCTGGCGCTTTATGCGCGGCATCAAAACCACTGTGTGGCAACCCACCCAACGCTTTCAGCAGGCCACCAGGTAG
- a CDS encoding glycosyltransferase family 4 protein — MRILQLCPRVPFPPHDGGAIAMYDVAAGLARAGHEVTVLAINTPKHFQPGHVLEHLPGVRLRTVPVDTRLSPWKALRNLAFGQVPYNVERFISPAYTAALRQLLLSESFDIVQIEGTFVAWYVDEVRSAAPTVPVVLRAHNLEHGIWEMLASRETNPAKRWYLSHLAAGLRRFEQTYLPRFDAIAAITEPDQRRLRELRCPEPIAFIPAGVDLQRFQRNKAIHARPRTLFMISSLNWLPNQEGLDWFLSQVWPRITDRLPDLELHLAGKDMPERYQQLSLSRVVVHGFVESAAEFMQQYELMLVPLLSGGGMRVKIIEGMALGKCILSTGVGSEGIYCQNNKDIILCDDPEEWVERIERYYHGDLCHDKMGEEATATAHRLYDNRRIIERFEELYRSLSLQPA; from the coding sequence GTGCGCATTCTGCAACTCTGTCCGCGTGTTCCGTTTCCGCCGCATGATGGGGGCGCTATTGCCATGTATGATGTGGCGGCCGGCTTGGCCCGTGCCGGCCACGAGGTAACGGTGCTGGCCATAAATACGCCCAAGCATTTCCAGCCCGGCCACGTGCTGGAGCACCTGCCCGGGGTGCGGCTCCGCACCGTGCCGGTAGATACCCGCCTCTCGCCCTGGAAAGCGCTGCGCAACCTGGCTTTCGGGCAGGTGCCCTATAATGTGGAGCGGTTTATCAGCCCGGCTTACACGGCAGCTTTGCGCCAGCTGCTGCTCTCGGAGTCCTTTGATATCGTTCAGATAGAAGGCACGTTTGTGGCCTGGTACGTGGATGAGGTGCGGTCAGCGGCCCCCACGGTGCCCGTGGTGCTGCGGGCGCACAACCTGGAGCACGGCATCTGGGAGATGCTGGCCAGCCGGGAAACCAACCCGGCCAAGCGCTGGTACCTGAGCCACCTGGCGGCCGGTCTGCGCCGCTTTGAGCAAACGTATCTGCCCCGCTTTGATGCCATTGCGGCCATTACCGAGCCCGACCAGCGCCGCCTGCGGGAGCTTCGCTGCCCGGAGCCCATTGCGTTTATCCCGGCCGGCGTAGATCTGCAGCGTTTCCAGCGCAATAAGGCCATCCATGCCCGGCCGCGCACGCTGTTCATGATCAGCTCCCTGAACTGGCTGCCCAACCAGGAGGGACTGGATTGGTTTCTGAGTCAGGTGTGGCCGCGCATTACCGACCGGCTGCCCGACCTGGAGCTGCACCTGGCGGGCAAAGACATGCCCGAGCGCTACCAGCAGCTAAGTTTGTCCCGGGTGGTGGTGCATGGCTTTGTAGAATCCGCCGCCGAGTTTATGCAGCAGTATGAGCTGATGCTGGTGCCGCTTCTTTCCGGGGGCGGCATGCGGGTCAAAATCATTGAAGGAATGGCCCTGGGCAAGTGCATTCTCAGCACCGGCGTGGGCTCCGAAGGCATTTACTGCCAGAACAACAAAGACATCATTCTCTGCGACGACCCGGAAGAATGGGTAGAGCGCATTGAGCGGTATTATCACGGAGATTTATGCCACGATAAGATGGGCGAGGAGGCCACTGCCACCGCCCACCGCCTCTACGACAACCGCCGCATTATTGAGCGGTTCGAGGAGCTGTACCGCTCGCTAAGCCTGCAGCCGGCATGA
- a CDS encoding potassium channel family protein codes for MRLNQIQYSPVPPSVWKRANLSRFIIALVVTGISLCTGVSGFMYFGGYNLFDAFYMTMITVSTVGFGELHSMDQSGRLFVSFYIFFNLLVVAYLVSVLTTYIFDGELRNIFHMFKTDQEIRRFSGHVIVCGFGRNGSKAYHELRSNGARVVVIEQNQKLMRDRLEAGMGEVPAVFGDATSDETLLAAGIERAAALITALPKDSDNVFVALTARELNPKIKIIARASLKSSEAKLLRAGADSVVMPDEIGGSHMANLVVRPEVIRFLEMISGLGPDKLRLEELRYAGVRREFQGKSIRELDIRSRSGATVIGLKLSSGEFVVSPSADLRPGPGDVLLLLGTETQIKLLEQQFLP; via the coding sequence GTGCGCTTAAACCAAATCCAATATTCGCCGGTGCCGCCTTCCGTCTGGAAGCGGGCCAACCTGAGCCGGTTTATCATAGCGCTGGTCGTTACGGGCATTAGCCTGTGTACCGGCGTGAGCGGGTTCATGTACTTTGGCGGCTACAATCTGTTCGATGCCTTTTACATGACCATGATTACCGTGTCTACGGTAGGCTTTGGCGAGCTGCATAGCATGGATCAGAGTGGGCGCCTGTTTGTCTCGTTTTATATCTTTTTCAACTTGCTGGTAGTGGCCTACCTGGTGTCGGTCCTCACTACTTATATCTTCGACGGCGAGCTGCGTAACATCTTCCATATGTTCAAAACCGACCAGGAAATCCGCCGTTTCAGCGGGCACGTGATTGTGTGCGGCTTTGGCCGCAACGGCAGCAAAGCCTACCATGAGCTGCGTAGCAACGGCGCCCGCGTGGTGGTAATTGAGCAAAATCAGAAGCTGATGCGTGACCGGCTGGAGGCTGGTATGGGGGAGGTGCCGGCCGTGTTTGGCGATGCTACCTCCGATGAAACCCTGCTGGCGGCCGGAATTGAGCGCGCCGCGGCCCTTATCACGGCCCTGCCCAAAGACTCCGACAACGTATTTGTGGCCCTCACGGCCCGGGAGCTGAACCCCAAAATCAAGATTATTGCCCGCGCCAGCCTGAAATCCAGCGAGGCCAAGCTATTGCGCGCCGGCGCCGACTCCGTGGTGATGCCCGATGAAATAGGTGGCTCGCACATGGCCAACCTGGTGGTGCGCCCCGAGGTAATCCGGTTTCTGGAGATGATATCGGGCCTGGGGCCCGATAAGCTGCGCCTGGAAGAGCTGCGCTATGCGGGCGTGCGCCGGGAGTTTCAGGGCAAAAGCATCCGGGAGCTGGATATTCGCTCCCGCAGCGGCGCTACGGTTATCGGCCTGAAGCTCAGCTCCGGGGAGTTTGTGGTGAGCCCCAGCGCCGACCTGCGCCCCGGCCCCGGCGACGTGCTGCTGCTGCTGGGAACGGAAACTCAGATTAAGCTGCTGGAGCAGCAGTTTCTGCCCTAA